One genomic region from Kamptonema formosum PCC 6407 encodes:
- a CDS encoding IS4 family transposase: MLPLFYQNCLSSQLKKTEYLTLAIVVCLLQIHKQVSIERLATVWSYPVLFESRRRNLQRFFKLPVLRIETIWFPLVKYILNTAFKNQSVLMLAIDRTQWRHNNLFFISLIWSQRAIPLYWEILPKRGSTNIQEQQNLITPVLVLLQDYQIIILGDREFGSVKLAQWLYDVGVKFVLRVKQERYIQSEKEEYQRLSELGLIPGTGFYRSGVKVTKQKGFGKFDVAGYWKRKYKTNGASEGWFLLTNVGSLKLAIASFKCRSGIEAMFKDCKTGGYNLENSHACYDRLKSLILLIAIAYTCAIIQGHTIKQMGIQKYVGRVQELGRSIRRHSNFWIGLYGECWVTGSEVCQDLVTELMRIRSNKRPFFKKGIRARTLILSTL; encoded by the coding sequence ATGCTTCCTTTATTTTACCAAAATTGCTTGTCAAGTCAACTCAAAAAAACTGAATACTTAACTCTTGCAATTGTTGTCTGCCTTTTACAAATACACAAACAGGTCAGTATTGAGAGACTAGCTACTGTTTGGTCATATCCTGTACTCTTTGAGAGTCGGAGGCGCAATCTTCAAAGATTTTTTAAGTTGCCAGTCTTGCGAATTGAAACCATCTGGTTTCCCTTGGTGAAATACATCTTGAACACGGCTTTTAAAAATCAGTCTGTGTTGATGCTAGCTATCGACCGCACTCAATGGCGACACAATAATTTATTTTTTATTAGTCTAATTTGGTCGCAAAGGGCTATTCCTTTATACTGGGAAATACTCCCCAAAAGAGGCAGTACGAATATTCAAGAACAACAAAATTTAATTACACCTGTTTTGGTCTTGCTACAAGATTATCAAATAATTATTCTAGGAGACAGAGAATTTGGTTCTGTCAAGCTGGCGCAATGGCTCTATGACGTAGGTGTCAAGTTTGTATTAAGAGTTAAACAAGAACGATACATACAATCTGAAAAAGAAGAATATCAACGTCTAAGCGAGTTAGGACTAATACCAGGGACAGGCTTTTATAGAAGCGGGGTTAAAGTTACTAAGCAAAAAGGTTTTGGCAAATTTGATGTGGCAGGTTATTGGAAAAGAAAATACAAAACTAACGGGGCTTCTGAAGGTTGGTTTCTGCTGACCAATGTAGGTAGTTTAAAATTGGCGATCGCGAGTTTTAAATGTCGGAGTGGAATAGAGGCTATGTTTAAAGACTGTAAGACAGGAGGCTATAATTTGGAAAATAGTCATGCCTGTTATGACCGCTTAAAGTCTTTAATTTTATTAATCGCGATCGCATACACTTGTGCAATTATTCAAGGTCATACAATCAAACAGATGGGGATTCAAAAATATGTGGGTCGGGTGCAGGAATTAGGGCGATCGATACGTCGTCATAGCAACTTTTGGATAGGTTTATATGGTGAATGTTGGGTGACAGGAAGTGAAGTTTGCCAAGATTTAGTAACTGAATTAATGAGGATTAGAAGTAATAAGCGACCATTTTTCAAGAAGGGGATAAGGGCTAGAACCTTGATTCTATCTACTCTTTGA
- a CDS encoding GumC family protein, producing MAPVIVKRYLIAFKQYKWVGLVTFAAAVGVSGLVATRPETAPNYTATGILSYHRPPVIFSSTATDIQKQGQEVTKEMLLDKKVIEAAAKEVEVSPEKMTKNVSIKMPKSNDQGAGIEVSYKNKDPKRAEKIVDTVMKEMVKQSQLINTSILRETIVQINNRLPQVIQDLRAAEEKLQLYERREGASILAFQTAALPQAIASAQQQQRTIRFQLDGVNAQINSLEGRLGLNADQAYVAQALAADPIIAQLRSQLFDIESQLQVLRLDFQDEHPKVVELTNTKQALDQQLQQRAAEVLGGDGVAAPLSAAKIRVDSALDPARQELAKTLINLQTQREMLQQQLVGIAKTEQQLRREHATLPNKQLEQTRIAQEVNLKKTLYDKMQSARVDAQAAIVETTGSLRISQFGKAENLKLTPKSRSAILAVGGFAGILLGGGVIFLLGMLGGKFYTWEEIRSALEEGDVEVLGILPFAIALDSSRDDMPIALEANSPYLEFYEKLRSNLRRVGEKPPKLVILTSATALEGKTFSAYNLAIASARASKRTLLIEADLRSPSWVQFLKVAPDPASSIEPLRYYGDLCECIRLVPAVENLFVIPSPGPLRQAAAVLESSEIRRLLTEVRHRFDFIVIDSPPLNEYSDALTLEPYTDGIVLVTRQGHTNSETLTEVSDRLTEFDEELNKVGPRLLGAIVNGADIAVEFPDRIEEIDIPLVHFADSPTQVKSKPMSKPRRRG from the coding sequence ATGGCTCCAGTAATAGTTAAGCGTTATCTAATTGCTTTCAAGCAATACAAATGGGTCGGATTAGTCACTTTTGCAGCAGCAGTGGGCGTGTCAGGGTTAGTAGCAACTCGTCCAGAAACAGCTCCTAATTACACTGCTACAGGTATTCTTAGCTACCACCGTCCTCCTGTGATCTTTTCAAGCACTGCTACTGATATTCAAAAGCAGGGGCAGGAAGTAACAAAAGAAATGCTGCTGGACAAAAAGGTAATCGAAGCAGCAGCGAAAGAAGTAGAGGTTTCGCCAGAAAAGATGACAAAAAATGTGTCAATAAAGATGCCGAAATCAAACGACCAAGGTGCGGGAATTGAAGTCTCTTACAAGAATAAAGATCCTAAGAGAGCAGAAAAAATTGTAGATACAGTAATGAAGGAAATGGTTAAACAAAGCCAGTTAATTAATACTTCTATACTGCGAGAGACGATCGTCCAGATTAACAACCGTTTACCACAGGTAATTCAGGATCTCAGAGCTGCTGAAGAAAAACTTCAACTCTACGAGAGACGAGAGGGAGCATCTATTTTGGCATTTCAGACTGCTGCTTTGCCTCAAGCGATCGCCTCAGCGCAACAGCAACAGCGGACGATTCGATTTCAGTTGGACGGCGTTAATGCTCAAATTAACAGCCTGGAAGGGCGATTGGGATTGAATGCAGATCAAGCTTACGTGGCTCAAGCTCTGGCTGCTGACCCAATTATTGCTCAACTGCGATCGCAACTTTTCGATATTGAGTCTCAGTTACAAGTGCTGCGCCTGGATTTTCAGGACGAACACCCGAAAGTAGTCGAGTTAACTAACACCAAACAAGCACTGGATCAACAGTTACAGCAGCGAGCGGCTGAGGTACTTGGAGGTGACGGAGTAGCAGCACCCTTAAGTGCGGCGAAGATTCGAGTAGACTCTGCTTTAGATCCCGCCAGACAAGAATTAGCTAAAACTTTGATTAATTTGCAAACTCAGCGGGAGATGCTGCAACAGCAACTTGTTGGTATTGCGAAAACGGAACAACAACTGCGGCGGGAACACGCGACGCTTCCCAATAAACAGTTAGAACAGACGCGCATCGCACAGGAAGTAAACCTGAAGAAGACTCTCTACGATAAGATGCAATCTGCCCGGGTGGATGCTCAGGCGGCGATCGTGGAGACAACAGGTTCTTTGAGAATTTCTCAGTTTGGAAAAGCTGAGAATCTCAAATTGACTCCTAAAAGTCGGTCTGCAATCTTGGCAGTGGGGGGATTTGCTGGGATATTACTAGGGGGCGGAGTCATCTTTTTACTGGGAATGCTGGGTGGGAAGTTCTACACTTGGGAGGAAATTCGCTCGGCTTTGGAAGAAGGGGATGTGGAAGTATTGGGAATTTTGCCTTTTGCGATCGCCCTTGACTCCAGTAGAGATGATATGCCGATCGCCCTGGAAGCTAATTCTCCTTATCTAGAATTTTACGAGAAACTTCGCAGCAATCTACGCCGCGTTGGAGAAAAACCTCCGAAGCTGGTAATACTAACTTCTGCTACTGCTCTTGAAGGCAAGACTTTTAGCGCTTACAATTTAGCGATCGCCTCGGCTCGTGCTAGTAAGCGGACTTTGTTAATCGAAGCAGATTTGCGATCGCCCTCTTGGGTTCAATTTTTGAAAGTCGCTCCCGATCCCGCTAGTTCTATTGAACCCCTACGTTACTACGGCGATCTCTGCGAGTGCATTCGGCTTGTCCCAGCCGTTGAGAACCTATTTGTCATACCCAGTCCCGGGCCTCTGCGACAAGCCGCTGCTGTACTGGAATCCAGCGAAATCCGGCGGCTACTTACAGAAGTTCGCCACCGCTTTGATTTTATAGTTATCGACTCCCCCCCTTTAAATGAATACAGCGATGCCCTGACCTTGGAACCATATACTGATGGCATAGTTTTAGTAACAAGGCAAGGTCATACTAATTCTGAAACATTGACTGAAGTAAGCGATCGGTTAACAGAATTTGATGAAGAGCTAAACAAAGTAGGGCCGCGACTGTTAGGAGCGATCGTTAATGGTGCTGACATTGCAGTTGAGTTCCCCGATCGGATTGAGGAAATAGATATCCCCCTCGTACACTTTGCTGATTCCCCTACACAAGTGAAATCAAAACCAATGTCAAAACCAAGAAGAAGGGGCTAG
- a CDS encoding amino acid ABC transporter permease encodes MNDRGRNFPNLLNFRSLSKLLRDDRFWKVAGQAIAAILVVVFAAIIWNNLTANLRQLGINLGFDFLGSQASFDIGESIIPYNPSNSFAQAMLVGLVNSFRVMGVGLVTATIVGLTVGIARLSDNWLVRNLATIYVEILRNTPLLLQLFFWYFAVFISLPRLESSTPFLGSFYLTNLGIAIPWLTGNPGTGLWLILLAVGILAAVWLWRWRTRVRLETGAAGRQFIWASGAILLTAIIAFIITRNPPFTLDIPRVIERTQLEGGLKLTPEFATLLTGLTLYTASFIAEIVRAGIQSVPQGQWEAGKALGLKSGLMMRLVILPQALRVIIPPLTSQYLNLAKNSSLAVAIGYPDVYFVASTTFNQTGRVVEVMLLIMVTYLTISLSIAIVMNLYNRSVQIKER; translated from the coding sequence ATGAATGATCGGGGTCGTAATTTTCCAAACTTACTTAATTTTAGATCTTTATCTAAATTGTTGCGAGATGATCGATTCTGGAAAGTTGCCGGTCAAGCGATCGCAGCGATCTTGGTAGTAGTATTTGCCGCAATTATTTGGAATAATCTTACTGCTAATTTGCGACAGTTAGGCATCAATTTAGGCTTTGACTTTCTTGGTTCCCAAGCATCCTTTGACATTGGTGAGAGCATTATTCCTTATAATCCCTCTAACAGTTTTGCTCAGGCGATGTTAGTAGGTTTAGTAAATTCTTTTCGGGTAATGGGTGTGGGCTTAGTTACCGCCACAATTGTCGGATTAACAGTCGGAATTGCCAGACTTTCCGACAACTGGCTAGTGCGTAACTTAGCAACTATCTACGTCGAGATTTTACGAAATACACCATTGCTACTGCAATTGTTTTTCTGGTATTTTGCAGTTTTTATTTCGCTACCAAGACTCGAAAGTAGTACGCCATTCTTAGGCTCATTTTATTTGACAAATCTGGGTATAGCTATCCCTTGGTTAACAGGTAATCCAGGTACAGGATTATGGTTAATTTTACTAGCTGTTGGTATTTTAGCTGCGGTTTGGCTGTGGCGATGGCGGACTCGTGTTAGGCTAGAAACAGGCGCGGCTGGCAGACAATTTATCTGGGCTTCCGGTGCAATTTTATTAACAGCAATTATAGCTTTTATTATTACTAGAAATCCACCTTTTACCCTAGATATTCCCAGAGTAATAGAAAGGACACAACTAGAAGGTGGATTGAAACTAACTCCTGAATTTGCCACATTGTTAACAGGATTAACCCTTTATACTGCCAGTTTTATTGCTGAAATTGTGCGTGCGGGAATTCAATCAGTACCTCAAGGCCAATGGGAAGCAGGAAAGGCTTTAGGATTAAAGTCGGGATTAATGATGCGCTTGGTGATTTTACCTCAAGCTTTGCGAGTTATTATTCCGCCGTTAACCAGTCAGTATCTCAACTTAGCAAAGAATTCTAGTTTGGCAGTTGCCATTGGCTATCCAGATGTATATTTTGTCGCCTCCACTACATTTAATCAAACAGGGCGCGTAGTCGAAGTAATGTTGCTAATTATGGTGACATATCTTACGATTAGTTTAAGCATTGCTATCGTGATGAACTTATATAATAGAAGCGTGCAAATTAAAGAAAGGTAA
- a CDS encoding amino acid ABC transporter substrate-binding protein — protein sequence MRKCASMLLTAIMMTASLTACGGPSGQVGQGGVATTSSATPQVQSRLDKIISRGTLICGVSGQLPGFSFVDEKGKYSGLDVEICRAIAAALFDDPEKVEYRNLNAKERFTALQSGEIDILSRNTTWTLSRDGSTGLEFAPVVFYDSQSIMVKKDSGIQTLKDFAGKSICVQTGTSTEQNLSDQMRKLGIKYTPVVFEDVNATFATYQEGRCQGVTADRSQLVSKRTILPTPDQHIILNEVMSKEPLAPAVSSGDSKWADAVRWIVYATIEAEDLGVNSQNIDQLATTTTDPNVKRLIGTEGDLGKGLGLPNDFALRTIKKVGNYGEIYDRNLGPSSTLKLDRGQNRLWKDGGLLYSPPFR from the coding sequence ATGCGTAAATGCGCTTCAATGCTACTCACAGCAATAATGATGACCGCTTCCCTCACAGCTTGCGGGGGCCCATCTGGACAAGTAGGACAGGGAGGAGTGGCGACAACTAGCTCCGCCACTCCTCAAGTTCAGAGTCGATTAGATAAGATTATTAGTCGCGGTACGTTGATTTGCGGCGTTAGCGGTCAATTACCAGGGTTTAGTTTTGTCGATGAAAAAGGCAAATACTCTGGGCTAGATGTGGAAATTTGCAGAGCGATCGCCGCCGCGTTATTTGACGATCCTGAAAAAGTAGAATACCGCAACCTCAACGCTAAAGAGCGATTTACAGCTTTACAGTCAGGCGAAATCGATATTCTTAGCCGCAACACCACTTGGACGCTTTCCCGCGACGGTTCCACCGGCCTAGAATTCGCGCCCGTCGTGTTTTACGACAGCCAGAGCATTATGGTCAAAAAAGATAGCGGTATCCAAACTTTAAAAGACTTTGCCGGCAAATCTATTTGCGTTCAAACAGGTACAAGTACCGAACAAAACTTGTCCGACCAAATGCGGAAACTTGGCATCAAATACACGCCCGTTGTGTTTGAAGATGTCAATGCTACCTTCGCAACCTATCAAGAAGGTCGATGTCAAGGAGTCACGGCCGATCGCTCTCAATTAGTGTCAAAACGCACTATTTTACCCACTCCCGATCAACACATCATCTTAAATGAAGTGATGTCGAAAGAACCTTTAGCACCCGCTGTTAGTAGTGGAGATTCCAAATGGGCGGACGCGGTAAGATGGATAGTCTACGCTACAATAGAAGCAGAAGATTTAGGTGTCAATTCTCAAAACATCGATCAACTAGCAACAACTACAACAGACCCTAATGTAAAACGTTTGATCGGAACAGAAGGAGATTTAGGAAAAGGTCTCGGTCTACCTAATGATTTTGCACTCCGCACTATCAAAAAAGTTGGCAACTACGGCGAAATTTATGACCGTAATCTTGGCCCGAGCAGTACACTTAAGCTAGATCGCGGACAAAATAGACTGTGGAAAGATGGCGGTTTACTCTATTCGCCACCATTTCGCTAA
- a CDS encoding rhomboid family intramembrane serine protease, translating to MVPLRDENPTTITPYVTYGLIAVNILVFIYELTLPEGQLTRFFYSWAVVPCQLTDICPVSIPASPFPEWVTLITSQFLHGGFLHVAGNMLFLWIFGNNVEDRLGHVKFIVFYLACGVLASLTQWYFSSASQIPSLGASGAIAGVMGAYILRYPKAKVLTLLPLGIFFTTVRISAFWFLGFWFLQQAFYGVASVNAPANIGMEGGGIAYWAHAGGFVFGALLSPLLGLFSEE from the coding sequence GTGGTTCCCTTACGCGATGAGAATCCCACCACTATTACGCCTTATGTCACCTATGGACTGATTGCTGTTAATATATTGGTGTTTATCTACGAACTAACTTTACCAGAGGGGCAACTAACTCGATTCTTCTACTCGTGGGCTGTTGTTCCTTGTCAGCTTACTGATATCTGCCCGGTGTCTATACCAGCATCTCCTTTTCCAGAATGGGTGACATTAATTACTTCCCAATTTTTACATGGAGGTTTTCTTCACGTCGCTGGGAATATGCTATTTCTGTGGATATTTGGCAACAACGTAGAAGACCGTTTAGGTCATGTCAAATTTATCGTATTTTACCTAGCTTGTGGTGTGTTGGCTTCCTTAACGCAGTGGTATTTCTCCTCTGCATCTCAGATTCCTTCCTTGGGGGCTAGCGGTGCGATCGCGGGCGTTATGGGAGCCTATATTCTCAGATATCCTAAAGCTAAAGTTCTCACATTACTTCCCTTGGGTATATTTTTTACTACTGTGCGAATCTCTGCTTTCTGGTTTTTAGGGTTTTGGTTTTTACAGCAAGCATTTTATGGTGTCGCTTCGGTGAATGCCCCGGCAAATATTGGTATGGAAGGGGGAGGAATTGCTTATTGGGCACACGCTGGCGGATTTGTATTCGGAGCTTTACTCAGCCCTCTGTTAGGGTTATTTTCAGAAGAGTGA
- the uvrC gene encoding excinuclease ABC subunit UvrC has translation MPSTKTLPLVKNPERLESRLKEIPPVPGVYLMRDESDRILYIGKSKKLRSRVRSYFRESGNISSRIAMMVQQVCEIEFIVTDTEAESLALEANLVKQHQPYFNVLLKDDKKYPYLCITWSQEYPRIFITRKRTSGNQKDRYYGPYVDTGALRSTLHLIKRIFPLRQRPQPLFKDRPCINYDIGRCVGVCQGLIAVEEYRKMMLKVAMIFQGRTQELIESLHSQMDQAAADLNFETAARIRDQIKGLQSLSADQKVSLPDDTVSRDAIALANDDRHACIQLFQIRAGQLVGRLGFIAEIPPHPPLTKGGLNDDLSSDSSPHLQGGGRGGLELGAILQRVLEEHYQNVESVEIPSEILVQYELPEGEILADWLSSHKGRKVSIVAPQRQTKAELIEMVERNAEYELARMQKLGDRNSQAMQDLAEILDLPELPHRIEGYDISHIQGSDAVASRVVFIDGLPAKQHYRHYKIKNPEVKSGHSDDFASLAEVIGRRFGKKKEEERGIKAEGFSDIVDKPDLIMIDGGKGQLSAVVEVLREMNLLEELRVVSLAKQREEIFLPGESLPLATDSEQPGVQLLRRLRDEAHRFAVSFHRDRRSDRMKRSRLDEIPGLGHHRQKQLLAHFRSVDYIRLATLEQLAEVPGIGPRLAQEIYDYFHP, from the coding sequence ATGCCATCCACTAAAACGTTACCTCTAGTTAAAAATCCCGAACGCCTAGAAAGCCGCCTCAAGGAAATTCCCCCCGTTCCCGGCGTTTATTTGATGCGAGATGAAAGCGATCGCATCCTCTACATCGGCAAATCTAAAAAACTCAGATCCCGCGTGCGTTCCTACTTCCGTGAAAGTGGAAATATCAGTTCCCGCATTGCAATGATGGTGCAACAAGTATGCGAAATAGAATTTATTGTCACCGATACGGAAGCGGAATCTTTAGCACTAGAAGCTAATCTCGTCAAGCAACATCAACCATACTTTAATGTCCTGCTGAAAGATGATAAGAAATATCCCTATTTGTGCATCACTTGGTCGCAGGAATATCCCCGCATTTTCATTACCCGCAAACGCACTTCTGGAAATCAAAAAGACCGTTATTATGGCCCTTACGTCGATACAGGCGCACTGCGGAGTACGCTGCATCTAATTAAGCGGATTTTTCCTTTGCGGCAACGGCCACAACCACTATTTAAAGATAGACCTTGTATTAACTACGATATTGGTCGCTGCGTTGGCGTTTGTCAAGGGTTGATTGCAGTTGAAGAATATCGTAAAATGATGCTGAAAGTCGCGATGATTTTCCAGGGAAGGACTCAAGAATTGATTGAAAGTTTGCATTCACAAATGGACCAGGCGGCGGCAGATTTGAATTTTGAAACTGCTGCTCGGATTCGCGATCAAATTAAAGGTTTACAGTCTTTGAGTGCGGATCAAAAAGTATCTTTGCCTGATGATACGGTTTCCAGAGATGCGATCGCACTTGCTAATGATGACCGACACGCTTGTATTCAATTATTCCAAATTAGGGCGGGTCAGCTAGTAGGAAGATTGGGATTTATTGCTGAGATACCCCCCCACCCCCCCCTTACTAAGGGGGGGCTTAATGATGATTTATCTTCTGATTCATCCCCCCATTTACAAGGGGGGGGAAGAGGGGGGTTAGAACTTGGAGCTATTTTACAGCGAGTCTTAGAAGAACATTATCAAAATGTAGAATCAGTGGAAATTCCATCTGAGATTTTAGTGCAGTATGAGTTACCAGAGGGAGAGATATTAGCAGATTGGTTAAGCAGTCATAAAGGGCGAAAAGTGAGTATTGTCGCACCGCAGCGGCAAACTAAGGCAGAATTAATTGAGATGGTAGAACGTAATGCTGAATATGAATTAGCAAGGATGCAAAAATTAGGCGATCGCAACTCTCAAGCAATGCAAGATTTAGCAGAAATTCTTGATTTGCCAGAGTTGCCACACCGTATAGAAGGTTACGATATTTCACACATTCAAGGTTCTGATGCAGTGGCTTCTCGCGTCGTATTTATTGATGGTTTGCCAGCAAAACAACACTACCGTCATTACAAAATTAAAAATCCTGAAGTTAAATCCGGTCATTCTGATGACTTTGCCAGTTTAGCGGAAGTTATTGGTCGTAGATTTGGAAAGAAGAAGGAAGAAGAAAGAGGAATAAAAGCCGAAGGATTTAGCGATATAGTGGATAAACCAGATTTAATTATGATTGACGGTGGAAAAGGTCAATTGTCCGCAGTAGTGGAAGTTTTGCGGGAGATGAATTTGCTAGAAGAATTGCGAGTGGTGAGTTTAGCTAAGCAGCGAGAAGAGATTTTTTTGCCCGGAGAATCTTTACCTTTAGCTACTGATTCCGAACAGCCAGGAGTGCAGTTATTGCGGCGTTTGCGCGATGAAGCTCATAGATTTGCTGTGAGTTTTCACCGCGATCGAAGAAGTGATAGGATGAAGCGATCGCGATTAGATGAAATTCCCGGTTTGGGACATCATCGCCAGAAACAATTGTTAGCACATTTTCGCTCTGTTGACTATATTCGTTTGGCAACTCTAGAACAACTGGCTGAGGTTCCTGGGATTGGGCCGCGTTTAGCGCAGGAAATTTACGATTATTTCCACCCTTAA
- a CDS encoding amino acid ABC transporter permease has protein sequence MESAPLLPPVSESPTPWNWARKNLFSSWYNSLLTVICLTIIFQFLKGFAIWVTTKAQWRVIEANLPLFFAGRFPRELHWRLWIIVGIITLLGGLTWGNFNRQVSLWNHPLLIVLGASITAALLFPTDLTSRLWLLGNIIIAAASYSFGRQINPQVMRWLPLSWVFSFPVILWLIKGGLGLKEVPTNDWGGLMLTLFAAVVSIALSFPLGVLLALGRQSSLPVVKYFSILYIEIVRGLPLIGILFLGQVMLQFFLPPGAPKLDRLVRAIAALTLFSAAYLAENVRGGLQSVPRGQIEAARSLGLNTPLVILLIVLPQALRAVIPAIVGQFIGLFKDTSLLSLFGILELVGISRTVLANPAYSGRYAEVYVFIGVIYWVFCYSMSLASRKLEQTLGVGQK, from the coding sequence ATGGAATCCGCCCCCTTATTACCACCAGTCAGCGAATCGCCTACGCCTTGGAATTGGGCGAGGAAAAACTTATTTAGTAGCTGGTATAATAGCCTGCTGACTGTTATTTGCTTAACTATCATCTTCCAATTCCTGAAAGGATTTGCGATTTGGGTAACAACAAAAGCTCAATGGCGAGTAATTGAAGCAAACTTACCGCTATTTTTTGCTGGTAGGTTTCCCCGTGAATTACACTGGCGGCTGTGGATAATCGTGGGAATAATTACCTTACTGGGCGGCTTAACTTGGGGGAATTTTAATCGGCAAGTTAGCCTCTGGAATCACCCTTTATTAATTGTGCTAGGTGCAAGCATTACTGCTGCATTACTTTTTCCTACTGACTTAACATCGCGCCTCTGGCTATTAGGAAATATAATTATTGCCGCTGCCAGTTATAGTTTTGGTAGACAAATTAATCCTCAAGTAATGCGCTGGTTGCCGCTGAGTTGGGTATTTTCGTTTCCTGTAATTTTGTGGTTAATTAAAGGCGGTTTAGGTTTAAAAGAAGTGCCGACAAATGACTGGGGAGGGTTAATGTTAACTCTATTTGCCGCAGTTGTTAGTATCGCCCTTTCTTTTCCCTTGGGAGTATTGCTGGCACTTGGACGACAGAGTAGTTTGCCAGTGGTCAAATATTTCTCAATATTATATATTGAAATTGTCCGAGGTTTGCCATTAATTGGCATTTTATTTTTAGGACAAGTAATGTTGCAGTTTTTTCTGCCGCCAGGTGCTCCAAAGTTAGATCGGTTAGTGAGGGCAATTGCAGCTTTAACTTTATTTAGCGCTGCTTATTTGGCAGAAAATGTGCGGGGAGGGTTACAATCAGTACCACGCGGACAGATAGAAGCCGCGCGATCGCTTGGTTTAAATACACCCCTGGTAATTTTATTAATTGTACTACCCCAAGCTTTACGAGCAGTAATTCCGGCGATTGTCGGTCAATTTATTGGGTTATTTAAAGATACTTCCTTACTTTCTCTGTTTGGAATATTAGAGTTAGTAGGAATATCTCGCACAGTTTTAGCAAATCCTGCTTATTCTGGTCGCTATGCGGAGGTTTATGTATTTATTGGTGTTATCTATTGGGTATTTTGTTACTCAATGTCATTGGCAAGTCGCAAATTAGAGCAAACTTTAGGTGTAGGTCAAAAATAA
- a CDS encoding amino acid ABC transporter ATP-binding protein → MENQTTAVDTENSINKEPTIVAENVHKWYGQFHVLRGVSMTVNRGEVVVVMGPSGSGKSTFIRTFNALEEYQQGKITIDKIELSHDLRNIEAIRREVGMVFQQFNLFPHLSVLENVMLAPVWVRRRPKKQAEEAAMQLLERVGILAQAHKYPGQLSGGQQQRVAIARALAMQPKIMLFDEPTSALDPEMVREVLDVMRGLADTGITMVIVTHEVGFAREVADRIVLMADGLLVEEATPEEFFQNPKEERTRKFLSQIL, encoded by the coding sequence ATGGAAAATCAAACAACAGCAGTAGACACAGAAAATTCAATTAATAAAGAACCGACGATCGTAGCAGAAAATGTCCACAAATGGTACGGTCAATTTCACGTACTGCGCGGCGTTAGCATGACGGTAAATCGGGGCGAAGTCGTTGTAGTGATGGGGCCATCAGGTTCGGGAAAATCTACTTTTATCCGCACTTTTAATGCTCTGGAAGAATACCAACAGGGTAAGATTACTATAGATAAAATTGAACTTTCCCACGATCTTCGCAATATTGAAGCAATTCGTCGGGAAGTGGGGATGGTGTTTCAGCAATTTAATCTTTTCCCCCATCTCTCGGTGTTAGAAAATGTGATGTTAGCGCCTGTATGGGTGCGGCGGCGACCGAAGAAACAGGCGGAAGAAGCGGCGATGCAACTGTTAGAAAGAGTGGGGATTTTGGCACAGGCGCATAAGTATCCGGGCCAACTTTCCGGGGGTCAGCAGCAACGAGTTGCGATCGCGCGAGCTCTGGCGATGCAGCCTAAAATTATGCTATTCGATGAACCGACATCAGCTTTAGATCCTGAGATGGTGCGGGAGGTTTTGGACGTGATGCGCGGTTTAGCTGACACGGGGATTACAATGGTAATTGTTACTCACGAAGTTGGTTTTGCTCGTGAAGTTGCCGATCGCATTGTCTTGATGGCTGATGGGTTATTGGTGGAGGAGGCTACGCCGGAGGAGTTTTTTCAAAACCCCAAGGAAGAACGCACTCGTAAGTTTTTATCGCAGATTTTGTAG